The Girardinichthys multiradiatus isolate DD_20200921_A chromosome 7, DD_fGirMul_XY1, whole genome shotgun sequence region aaactaatctcaatcaaaaaatatgaaGTTGTGATAAaatctttcagagttttttctcacattgagaaaaaagttatttgcaaaacataaacttttatttgcgcaggtcaaaaatctttggttacaagtctcgcttttttggttttgacgctctttgtttttggttgaactcaacgaattttgagttctggaaacatgaacatcctgggcggggcctaaagacgaacgatgtaagacgtttccctattggttagcgctgactaaagcagcagaatCTGATCCCctgcatctctgaacttctgctcgaactgcagggcttgcagcgtcgcttcagtgaggagacatcaactgtacagaagaaaactgcggtaaagtgagccgacagtcagaaatacgcggtcacgccagccgacattagctctctcttaaagattagcgtcgggcacacaaggtgctttacggtaatggagcagaaaggacgccgatcctggcaacggttgagaaaataagaggaaaacagaaaagtaacctacagaacatttatattaattacatttttacaactttcacattcatgttttatgtaaaagaataaatattttatattttactgtacagttttggataaatatcttgtcaaagtaCCTAAAAacgctcaaccattatatgcatttgtcccaccttcaggaatttatttctccaaaaccatgagaggtgacaacacaataattcagattttattagagggtcatctacgcTATAatcagaattagtatttcataatttcactgtaggtttctggagaaatacacaactaccccaacaaagtaccacaaacgcttctttttggtgaggtcaATGAGGtcctgggaagtggtctggacagcttaaagtgcaagagcatccagatctcctctgacctctcctggaccggaaacgcccctcgcctgttgaagaaggtacaacaacagctcttcttcatctcctcagctgcttacagatatCTACAaggccacggtggaaagcactctgtgtctcagcatgacagtgtggtgagggaattgcacaggagaggaagtatgtatcacgggttgtgaggacaacacacaggattatgggatgccatctgcccgacatggactctgttttatactacacttggggtagttgtgtatttctccaaaccttttcagtaaaattatgaaatactaattctggttatagcatagatgaccctctaatataatctgaagagattgtgttgtcacctctcttggttttggagaaataaattcctgaaagtgggacaaatgcatataatggttgagcattttgaggtattttgacaagatatttctccaaaactgtacagtaaaatattaaatatttattcttttacataaaacatgaatgtgaaagttgtaaaaatgtaattaatataaatgttctgaaggttacttttctgtttccctcttattttctcaaccgttgccaggatcgggatcctttctgctccattaccgtaaagcaccttgtatgcccgacgctaatctttaagagagagctggtgtcagctggcgtgaccgcgtatttctgactgtcggctcactttaccgcagttttcttctgtacagttgatgtctcctcactgaagcgacgctgcaagccctgcggttggagcagaagttcagagatgcgggggatcagcaactcaaaatttgttgagttcaaccaaaaacaaagagcgtcaaaaccaaaaaagcgagactcgtaaccaaagatttttgacctgcgcaaataaaagtttatgttttgcaaataacttttttctctttgtgagaaaaaactctgaaagttttgatcacaacttaatattttttgattgagattagtttgtttttgattgaatataatttttttgattgagattaggtttttttgattgaataatattgagacaaatttaactccatactcCGTATTCAGTCctattttcttcctgttttacCGAACTTGTGAAAGCATTCCCCATGGACTGGAGAAGCTATCAAGCAGTAGAAAACCTGTTTGCAAAAGAACTACTCCCtgacatattattattatttgagtGCTAATGGCGCCCTCAAAGCTATGACACCACAAAACCGCCACTGCACAGAATGTGCAGTATTTGTATTATATTTACATAAAGCCTATACATTTAGTATTTACTCTCCTTGCTTTTGCAGACATTTGAGGTTTATGACATGTAAACACTGCCATGTTTAGGATGTGGACCAATGCCCAGGGTGGCATTAAATTAAGGGCAGCACAAATACTCAGGAAAAaaggtgtttgtgtgttgtgccACAAAAGAGTTTTCTATTGTTCATTTCACTTCCAGTCAATGAAGAGTGGGCACCCTGTAATTGTGCTCTGTTGCTCAGTCACTGTGTTGAGAAGCAGATGCTCAGGGTTGTCCATTCTGTTGGTATTTAATGCAGAAGTCAAGACTTtttatcataaaataaatataacatacCATAGTAATTTAGGCCCTCTACACAAgacattttaatcaaatattttcattaCCTTTAGGAATAAAGAGACTTGAGGTGTCAGCTTTATGTCATCAGAGTGTCTACCCCACTTAATTACAGTAACGTATTTTACAGTAGTATtatctcacacacacccacacacatacaaaattataccttttatttGAGTATATTTATTCAGGAGgggtaaaaaaacacattaattgATTTTAACATGGTCACCAGtcacacatttattggcactgCTAACAGTCcccttcaaaataaatgtttttgaagtCTATATTTTACTATTAGAGTTTCTAGGAACTTCTAATTAGTAATTCAGgactttctgtttccctggtGTAGAAATGTGATGGGACACAGCCTTATGTGTGCTGATTTTCATAAGTCAGATAATGGCTACACGTTAATAGCTCCTGTCCTAAGTTTACCATACAGTcaagacaaaaatgaaaaagtaaaaaaaattccaaccatgacaaaaaaaaaaatccatacgATATATTGAGCTAACCTTTGGTCTGCTCACATCTCAAATGCCGGATTAGTTTGCAATGATGATTCCTATTAACCATGTCTCCATTTAAATGGGAAAAGTGCATTTGCAAAAACATACCATCTGCTATGAAGCAGAGCAAAAGCAGCAGGACCTGAAGGAGGTTTTCTCTGTGAAATATACAAcgagtttgaaaataaaataagacagATGCAAATATTGTTGATTAGATGATAAGGGCTTAGTGTGTGAGGACTGAATAAATTAAGATATTGTCATTATCTCTAAATGCATTGCTTCATTGTTACTGCCTCTATAGTATGCCCTCTGTGTAGAATCATAGAAAATCAATGTAGTGCAAAGCAACTGCCTTACTTTTCCTCTcaagagttttattttaaagaaagattggctactgtaaataaaacagccaaaataaaatatgtatttcagtgtattataaaaaatgatagaaataatttcaataGAATCCAGCGTGTGTGCATAAACTTACAGCACTATAAATGTTATTATTCTGTTTTGCAGTCAGAAAGATTTAAAGCTTTGTAAAGCATTTCATTTATGCCTTAGCTGACTATCTTACTAGTCCTATTCATAAAAGTCTTTGTTCCTACAGTACAGGATGCATGATGTCAAAATAAATCCCTATTTGGGACAAAATTAGCTTatttgaaaaaacatatttcttaaaaaagatttaattcattttatttaaatctctGGACCGTCTATTTAAAAGCCAGTGGGAGCCCCCCAGTCATTCATGAACATTGCTAACCAGTAAAGCTCTAAACTGTGAGAATGGTAAAGTGAGTTGTACTGACCTCAAGTGGCATGAAAAGACAAGCTACAGTACATGTTTCGCTGCAGCACACAATAGGGCCATTGTACAGACGGCTCTGTCCGGCACATAATAAAGTACCCTGATGAAGCCGAGTGGAGAGAACAACACAATGAATCTAGTGTTGATGATCTGCCGGCCACTTTGTAGTCTGACACATAATAAAGTGAATATGACAGTtcaatattgttgtttttttttttcagttttattgctcTGTTTTATTAATTCCAGGATTTCATGAACAATATTTCAGAGCAACAGCATCAAACAATATATGAACACTTTACAAGCACaaactgtaatgtattttattgtgattttaagttttagaccaacacaatggaGTGCATTATAGTGAAGAGGAGGAAATATTATATGTAGTTTTTCTAACTCtttccacaaataaaaatctgaaaagtgcggcaTAGATTCATATGTCTCaaccagctttgtacattttGAGGTAGAACTTTAAGCCCAGACATCAttgcaaattttttatttcaattcttGCGAAAAATTCTCAACTGAGTTTAAGCCTAAACATTGACTTTGACACTACAAACCTCACAATCTGCAGCAGAACCATTACAATACAATAAATGCTATCTTGTTTGGTCAAGAGCACTAATACAGACAGCGTGCAAGCTGTGAGAGAACTCATCATATCTTGAAGGCACAGTCCCTCCAATACCTTCTCCCAGCTTTATGCTCTACATCAGGGGtgcccaactccagtcctcgagagcaACTCTCCTACAACTTTTAGGGTTATGGTTAGATGCATACCTTCTCCAACACAtgtgaatcaaatgaatggcctCTGCAGAACTGATTGACACACTGATGAGGGGTTCAGCTATTTTATTCAGCTGTGTTGGAGAAGATAGTAGATTTCGAAGACTGGACTTGGGCACTCGTCGTCTACAGGTTTGGATTTGATCTATGAAACAGCTCTTGAGTGTGGCTTAGCTCCAAAGGACAGTAGGGCCAAAATCTAATAACTGCTATTTGCAACCTAATTATGTGTTTCTATATTTGGTTCAGTCTACAGGGAGTTGGATTGAAGATGTAGTTAAAACTGCATATCTGAACCTTGTTAATATGCAGACAGATGACCTGGGGGAAATACAAGTGCTGGATGATGAGCTCTGAGTCGTAATGAGCTGCAGGTTACATATTCAATCACTAAGCAGTTTAGTTGGGTCATGCTAAATCAGAGATCCTTTGTGGGCTCCAATGCTTTTTTCTTTGACCTGCGGGGAATACAGAGATATCACAGTTTTCTAtatgttaaaaagaaagatgaaaCAGATGGAGAATCGGAAAAAGAGTGTAATTTTTATGGCATCACAGATATttgattttgaataaatccgACATTTTTTCCCTTActttaaaaaagcttttctatTGCCTTTTTACGGGATGCTTACACAGTTAAATATATCGTAACCACAGATGAGAATGTTTCACATTCTTTACCAGCACCTAGCGACAACACACTGCACAGAAGCATTTAGTAGAGCCTATGAAAGTTAAGGTTGGCTCCTGATGTTGCATGGTTCTGAATTTATGGGCCTTCATTACCgtcaaaatgatcaaatattacACGTTTGATAAAGTCTAAAAGTGATGGGGATTTCTCATATTTTTAGCACATTCAATAAaagtttttgaaattattttcatttctgcATATGTTGGGACCAATGATCAAAACGACACTAAAAACTGATCTGACTTCACTACAATCAAATGGGCTGGATATACTGCCACGTTTCGGTGGCTGGAAACAATCTTTTGGATTTCTTCATATGGTTTAGCCTACTTCAATACTTATGCAAAATCTAGCATCAGCAGATACTTAATATTAAAAGATAACACACTATAGATTAATTCCAATTAGTCCCAATTCAAGGTCAAGTATAACTTGTGCTTTCTCCtattacaaatatttacaacgtgtttttgtttctctttcatATAATTCCTGGATGTGGATGTTTTGGTGTTATTCCCAGCCAGCAGGAGGCGCCCTTTATCTGAAACCTGCACTTTTCTGACAATCAGTCCAGCAAATTTCTCTGAGACACATGAATGTAATAACGAAACTGCTCAACAATTTGAGGTTTTTACCTGGGCATAGATTATCAAAATATTATTGCCGTTAAACCAGTTGCTGCCTCAGTAGTATTACCCTGGCATTATCTTGCATCAACGGCAGTGATTTCCAGACTAAAAATAAGGGGTTACAGCTGGGTGATTTAGCTGTTTTCAGATCACACGTTTTTACCAGTTTCTGGATCACGACTCCATTAAACTAAACCTGAGCTGCATATTAGAAAGTCAAACAACTGCAGTATTTTGAATATTGTTAAAATCAGTAGGAATAAATCCACAACGTTCTCACTCCTCTCATCATGACAATGCTTTCTACTCAACCATGACCTTCAGCACCTTGGGTACTGTCATGATGGTCAGGTGTGAATTTCCACTGAACAGGCTGAATATAGTACTATTGGTATGCAAATCCTTTGGAATATAATACCCAACAAATATTGCATTCCAAACAGGCCTTATGAATATTTCACACATCAAtgttgtgatgatgatgatatacAAAAATTGGTTAAGTCTAACATCCCAGACTTTACTTAAATGTACTATTTATTTAGAACGGTGAATCGAAAAGGTCTGTTCATATTTCATCTTATGAAAGTTTGCCCACCCCTTTAACTTAACCATATCTTCTCATGCTACAACCAAAAACGTCAGTGTATTTTACAAGGATTTCACTTcctaaaccaacacaaagtagtgcatacaggtccttctcaaaatattagcatattgtgataaagttcattattttccataatgtcatgatgaaaatttaacattcatatattttagatttattgcacactaactgaaatatttcaggtcttttattgtcttaatacagatgattttggcatacagctcataaaaacccaaaattactatctcacaaaattagcatatttcatccgaccaataaaagaaaagtgtttttaatacaaaaaacatcaaccttcaaataatcatgtacagttatgcactcaatacttggtcaggaattcttttgcagaaatgactgcttcaatggggcgtggcatggaggcaatcagcctgtggcactgctgaggtcttatggaggcccaggatgcttcgatagcggcctttagctcatccagagtgttgggtcttgagtctctcaacgttctcttcacaatatcccacagattctctatggggttcaggtcaggagagttggcaggccaattgagcacagtgataccatggtcagtaaaccatttaccagtggttttggcactgtgagcaggtgccaggtcgtgctgacaaatgaaatcttcatctccataaagcttttcagcagatggaagcatgaagtgctccaaaatcgcctgatagctagctgcattgaccctgcccttgataaaacacagtggaccaacaccagcagctgacacggcaccccagaccatcactgactgtgggtacttgacactggacttctggcattttggcatttccttctccccagtcttcctccagactctggcaccttgatttccgaatgacatgcagaatttgctttcatccgaaaaaagtactttggaccactgagcaacagtccagtgctgcttctctgtagcccaggtcaggcgcttctgccgctgttctggtcaaagtggcttgacctgggaatgcggcacctgtagcccatttcctgcacacgcctgtgcacggtggctctggatgtttctactccagactcagtccactggttccgcaggtcccccaaggtctggaatcggcccttctccacaatcttcctcagggtccggtcacctcttctcgttgtgcagcgttttctgccgcactttttccttcccacagacttcccactgaggtgccttgatacagcactctgggaacagcctattggttcagaaatgtctttctgtgtcttaccctcttgtttgagggtgtcaatagtggccttctggacagcagtcaggtcggcagtcttacccatgattggggttttgagtgatgaaccaggctgagagttttaaaggcctcaggaatcttttgaggtgtttagagttaactcgttgattcagatgattaggttcatagatcgtttagagacccttttaatgatatgctaattttgtgagataggaattttgggttttcatgagctgtatgccaaaatcatccgtattaagacaataaaagacctgaaatatttcagttagtgtgcaatgaatctaaaatatatgaatgttgaattttcatcatgacattacggaaaataatgaactttatcacaatatgctaatattttgagaaggacctgtagttgtgaagtaaaaggaaaggatcaatttttttttaattacatagaaaaatgtaaaaaatgtgccATGCATTTACTTTCATCCCCCTTTATTCCGTTTccgctaaataaaatccagtgtagcCATCTCCCTTAACAAgtcacttaattagtaaatGGAGTCAAAATGTGCGTGTAATTCAATGTCTGCAtacatccagctgttctgtgaaccTCAGAgggttgttagagaacattaatgaacaaacagcaccatgaagacaaAAGAACACAGCAAACCATATTCCAGAATATAAACATTACATAgagcagtaaaatattaaaatggagAAGAGTACGCCACAATCACAAATTCACAATCTGCAGAATCATGCTGTTGGGGATGGCCTAGTccaagtccagacttaaatccagttgagaatctgtggcaggacataattttccttcaacttcaccATTACTTTCTACTTTCCATGGATCTATCATGTACAACCCCATTTAAATAGGTTGAAGTTAATggctaaaatgtgaaaatgttcaaggggtttTGTATTTAACACACATCCTTGAATGCCAATTCATTAAAACAGTAACTGTCAGGTGATTTCAGAATAAACCACATCTTTTTATTGGACAACAGTCACACAAGCCATTACACATCTGCATccactttatttaaattaaaatagttGTATACTTTCAtagcaaacaataaaacattcagcAGATACAGAATGatgtatttctattagaaataccTGCCTGCTGGTAACAGCTTTGCagttaaatattaaacatttctaaCATCTGTAAAAGCTCTTATGCTTTCTCCTCTTTCAGCAGAGCGAGGATGCCCTCTTTCCTGGAGGTGTAAGGCGTGTGCTTCAACTGAAAGACATGAGCAGGAAACAGGTTCCCGCTGGGGGCGTACATCTCCTCACCCTTCTGTCCCATCAGTGAGCGCAGCGTCTTGTTTCTGGACAGGATTTTATCATAAAACTCCACTCCTCCTCTGGCGTATTCCCGAGACACTCTAGCTGCACGCCGGTCTGAGCTATAGTCAATCCACTGGCTGAGAGCGTCTGAGGAGAGGAAATAAGAAACAGCCCCGATTCCCAGCGCCAAAACATTCACTACCCCACGCATCAGCACGGGGCCGCCATGCAGCCCCAACACCTGTTTTAGCACCACGCTGTACACCCAAACCCCACCCAGACAGAACGGAGCAACAGTAGCCGTCATGACAGGTCCCCCGGATTGTAAGCGGGCCACCTCCCGAGCGATGGCAAACTTCTGCGCCTCAAGAGAGAACACCAGCGCCTCCTTCAAAGCACAGCCGGCCTCGCTGCTCCAGTCCACTGTTTTACCGTTGATGAAGATGTTGCGGTTGGTTATTCCGCTCGGATCGTCTGCACTGCTGTTAAAGTTGGCCGGGATGCCGATTTGGGCCCCGGCAGGAAGCCACGGAACTCCAGCACCGACTGGGTGGAACCCAAAGGAGGCAAAAGCAGAGAAGGTCTTGGGTGGGTTGACACCAAAGTCCTTAAGCACCTAAAATGACAATaacacagaaaacaacagtcagtcagtcagtcattttccaacgcttattccatagtgggtcacggggaagctggtgcctatctccagcagtctatgggtgagaggcagggtacaccctggacaggtcgccagtccatcgcagggcaacacacaaacaaccacggacacactcattcatacacctaagggcaattaagagagaccaattaacctaacaggcatgtctttggactgtgggaggaagccggagaacccggtgagaacccacacatgcatggggagaacatgcaaactccagaaaacaacaataattaGGAAATAATTAGGTTACACTACCgaagtctgtgtttttcttacatatttaaacatattgataataaacaaatttgaacataactaaaaagacttaaaactgctgaaaatgtaatttaaaacatttgtataaATGGAACTGTGCAGACAAAGGTCTTACTGTCCTTCATTTTATTTACCAAGACTGCAAAtctgattacatttatttatttcagttggtAGAGCAGGCACACTATGTGCAGAGAACATAGTCCTCAACATGGTTGTCCTGGGTTCATTTCCAGGTCTCGGCCCATt contains the following coding sequences:
- the tmem177 gene encoding transmembrane protein 177 produces the protein MASRLLQFSVLLQKYRAPLLISSCGGVFAAKMFYHAFPDLSYRQLYQAWYKGEPVVLSEKLESIFQQVLKDFGVNPPKTFSAFASFGFHPVGAGVPWLPAGAQIGIPANFNSSADDPSGITNRNIFINGKTVDWSSEAGCALKEALVFSLEAQKFAIAREVARLQSGGPVMTATVAPFCLGGVWVYSVVLKQVLGLHGGPVLMRGVVNVLALGIGAVSYFLSSDALSQWIDYSSDRRAARVSREYARGGVEFYDKILSRNKTLRSLMGQKGEEMYAPSGNLFPAHVFQLKHTPYTSRKEGILALLKEEKA